The DNA region AGATTTAAAAAACCAGTACAACCAAAATTTAAAAAGAAAGACAAAGCGCCAGAAAAGTTTGTAGCATCTACACCTAAAAACCTTAAAAAAGTTGATGCTTTAGGTAAAAATGATGTACCAAACACCAATTTATTTGACGGTAATTTAGCAGTAGGAAATATTGTTAGTCACATGCGATTTGGTAAAGGTGAAGTTTTAAAAATAGAAGGTAAAGGAACAGATACTAAAGCAGAAATTAAATTTGAAGTAGCTGGCGTTAAAAAGCTGTTATTACGTTTTGCAAAATTAGATGTAATAGGATAACTTTAGTTCAAAGTTTGAACACTAACGTCTCTTCGAGTGTTTTGTGAGGCACGAACAAAATGTATCGAGAAGTTTTAATTTAATAATAAAACAAATGGCAAATATTATTAGAATATACGAAGAAAACCCAAATCCAAAAGCGATTAAGCAAGTGGTTGAGGTTTTAAAAAAAGGCGGATTAGTCATTTACCCAACAGATACAGTTTACGGTTTAGGTTGTGATATCACAAATACAAAAGCTTTAGAAAAAATTGCTCGAATAAAAGGTGTAAAATTAGAAAAAGCTAATTTCTCTTTTATCTGTCACGATTTAAGTAATCTATCAGATTATGTTAAGCAAATAGACACAAAAACATTCAAAATTTTAAAACGTGCATTACCTGGACCTTATACTTTTATTTTACCAGGTTCCAAAACATTACCAGCTGCGTTTAAAAAGAAAAAAGAAGTTGGTATACGTGTGCCAAACAATAATATTGCTTTAGATATTGTAAAAGCATTAGGTAATCCAATTGTATCAACATCTATTAGAGATGAAGATGAAATTATAGAATACACTACAGATCCAGAGTTAATCCATGAAAAATGGGACAATCTTGTAGATCTTGTAATAGATGGCGGTTACGGTGATAATCAAGCATCAACAGTAATTGATCTATCTCAAGACGAACCTTTAATTGTGAGAGAAGGTAAAGGAAGTTTAGAGATTTTTTAATGAGTTTTTATTGAAATAAAGTATTGCTAAGCAATATAATTCAACACGTCACTTCGAGTTATTTACAAAGTATGAGTAAATTGTATCGAGAAGTAATTTCAATATATTTTATCTTTAGTAATTGTAGAGAATAAACTAAAACAGAAAATGCAACCAACAAACAATCATATTAATTACGTCGAGTTTAAATCTACAGATTTAGAAGCGACAAAAACCTTTTATAACAACGCTTTTGGCTGGAAATTTACAGATTATGGCGATAGTTATATTGCTTTTGAATCTAGCGGACTTGATGGTGGTTTTGAAAAAACAGACCAACCAATTATTAATGGTGTTTTGGTAGTTTTGTATCACAACGATTTAGAGTTTATTAAAACAAAATTAATCCAGTTAGGAGCAACAATTTCGGTAGATATATTTTCTTTTCCTGGCGGAAAACGCTTTCAGTTTTTAGATCCTTCGGGTAATGAATTAGCTATTTGGAGCGAATAATAAACATAAAAAAAGCTCAACCTAAAGTTGAGCTTTTCATATATTTTATAAGAAAATGATTAGTTACCTTCTTCAGATAAGCTTTTCATTTCTTCTTCAATCATGTTATAAAACTGATCGATTTTTGGTAAGATATAAATCTTTGTTCTTCTGTTAGTTGCTCTGTTTTCAGCAGTTGTGTTAGGAACTAAAGGTAAATGATCACCACGTCCAGCAGCAATTAATTGCTCTGGTTTTACACCTAATTCTTGTAACGCTCTTACAATAGATGTACTACGTTTAACACTTAAATCCCAGTTATCTAATAATACGCCTCTTCTGTATGGTACATTGTCTGTATGACCTTCTACCATAGCTTCAAAATTAGGCTTACCATTAATTACCGTTGCTACTTTACCTAAGATTTCTTTTGCACGATCTGTAATGTCGTAGCTTCCACTTTTAAATAATAATTTATCAGATAAAGAGATAAATACTACGCTTTTTTCAACATTAATTTCAATGTCTTCATCATTAAGACCAACTTCTTTCTTTAAACTTGTCACTAAAGCTAAAGTAACACTGTCTTTTTTAGTTAAAGCGTCTTGTAATCTAGAGATTTTTAAATCTTTCTCTTTTAAGCTTTCTAAAGATTTTTCTAAGTTTTCTGCACCTTTTGTAGTTAATACAGTCATGTCTTTAGTACTTTGTATTAACGCTTGGTTGTTAGCTTTCATATCTGCTAAACGGTCTTGTAATTCTTTCACTCTTGCAGCTTCAGCAGCTTTGTCTGCTAAACAAGAGTTTAATTTTACTGTAGCAGTATTTAAAAGGTCTTGTGTTTCTTTATGTTTTGCTTCTAAAGCTGCATATTCTTTTTTAGAAACACACGAGCTTAATAATAAAAGTGCACTTGCACTAAGTAATAGGATTTTTTTCATAGTTAATTGGATAAAATTTAATTTATTCATACCAAAAGTATAAATATTTAAAATGTTAAAATAAGCTTTAACAAAACTTTTGCTAAAAGTTGTTTTAAAGGTTAGAAAACGTTTTGACCTTTTTAATAAAGTAAGCGTAAACAATAGAAGTGCAAGAGTAGTAGTCTTTTTTTTGTGATAATTGTTTACGTTGTTTTAATATCAATTTAAGGCGACTATAATAAGAAAAGTGAGCCTTTAAGATGGCAAATACATGTTTAGGTTTTAATAAAATTAAAAACCTAAACGCAGCAATACCATCTAATATTAATCTAAAAAATATTAGTAAGAATATATTACCCGATGCATTTTTAGTAAGAGTAATTAAGCTGTTTCTAAAATTTAAGTAAGTTTTCTTGGGATTAGTGGCTTTTAAAGTAGCGCCACCAACATGAAAAACGGTACTTTCTGAAACGTATTTAGTCTTATAATTTAAATTGAAAGCTCGCCAACATAAATCTATTTCTTCTTGATGAGCAAAAAAGGATTCGTCAAAACCATTTAGTTGATTAAACACTTGTTTCCTTATAAAAAAACATGCTCCAGAAGCCCAAAAAATGTTTGAGTTTGGATATTGATTAGTATCTGATTCTATGGTATTAAAAATTCGACCTCTACAATAAGGATATCCGTATTTATCAATAAATCCACCTGCTGCGCCAGCATATTCAAATTTAGTTTTGTCTTTATAATCCAAAATTTTTGGTTGAATTATTGCTGTATCAGATTCTGTTTTAAAAGCGTTTAAAATAGGTTGTAGCCAGTTTTTAGTTACTTCTATATCGCTGTTTAATAAGCAGAAAATATCTTCATCTACAAAACGTAACGCATCGTTATAACCTTTTGCATAGCCACCATTTGTTTTGTTTTCTATGATTTTAACTTCAGGAAAGTTGGTTTTTACAAAATCAACAGAAGTATCTGTAGATGCATTATCTGCAACATAAATTGTGGCGTCTTTAGAATAATCAATAACAGAAGGCAAAAACTGCTCTAAAAGTGCTTTTCCGTTCCAATTTAATATGACTACTGCTATTTTCAATATTGGTTGTTTGTTGATGTGTTTTTTTCTATTACTGCCAACTACGTACTTTCTACTGCTGACTATATTCCGGAATATCCCTTAAAAACTGATAATGTTCAGCATCAAAATCCATTTTGCAATAATAATGATTTATACCGTTGGTTACCATTAAAAACTCTGCATTTAAAGTAAGATTATAACGCGCAATTTGATCAAAAGTATCTTGGTTAATATTAATTTTAGGCGCTTTACATTCAACAATTAATTTAATGCTTCCGTCAGTATTGTAAACAACAATGTCGTAACGTTTTTTTAAGTCGTTTACTTTCAGCTCCTTTTCAACGTTAATTAAAGATATTGGATAATTTTTGACTTCAATTAAATAATGAACGCAATGCTGTCTTACCCATTCTTCAGGTTGTAAAACGATAAATTTTTTACGTATCACATCAAAGATAGATACTTTATTTTCGCTATTTTTGAAACGAAACGAAAACTTTGGAAAATTGAGGTCTAGCATTAACGCTGTATAATTTATTTCAAAGTTAAGGTACAATAATAAAAAAGCAAATTCCATGTCATATTTTTGGAATTTTAAACTTGCAATTTTAAGCTTGTGGACGACGTCAAACAACTGGTAACAGATATAAAAAACGGAAATATCAAACCCATTTATTTACTAATGGGTGAAGAGCCTTATTATATTGATAAAATTTCAGAATTTATAGAACAAACTGTTCTTGCAGAAGAAGAACGTGGTTTTAACCAGATGATTTTGTACGGTCGTGATGTAGCAGTAGAAGATATTGTGAGCAATGCAAAGCGTTTTCCTATGATGGCAGAACGCCAAGTGGTTATTGTAAAAGAAGCGCAAGATTTATCACGTACGTTTGACAAGTTGGATGATTATGCTAAAAACCCGCAACCATCAACCGTTTTGGTGCTTTGTTATAAATACAAAACAGTAGATAAACGTAAAGCAGTTTATAAGGCGATAAAAAAATCTGGTGTTGTTTTTGAAAGTAAAAAACTATACGATAACCAAGTACCAGATTGGATTAAACGTGTCTTATCACCTAAAGGTTACACGATTACGCCAAAAGCCTCTCAACTGTTAGTTGAATTTTTGGGTACAGATTTAGGGAAAATCAATAATGAACTTGAAAAACTTCAAATAGTTTTACCTAAAAACACACAAATTACGCCAGAGCATATCGAAGAAAATATTGGGATTAGTAAGGATTACAACAATTTTGAGCTTAGAAAAGCAATAGGCGCAAGAGATAGTAAGAAAGCATTTAAAATTGTACAATACTTTGCAGATAACCCAAAAGATAATCCAATGGTTGTTACTGTTGCTTTGCTCTTTAATTTCTTTTCTCAATTACTACAATTACACGGAATGAAAGATAGAAATCCGCGTAGTGTGGCAAGTGCATTACGAGTTAATCCTTATTTTGTAAACGAATATTTGGATGCTGCAAGAAACTTCCCAATGCGAAAAGTAAGTCAAGTGGTTGCTCTACTTAGAGAGTTTGATGTAAAAAGCAAAGGTGTAAATAGTAATGCGGTACCACAAGGTGATTTGCTAAAGGAATTATTGGTTAAGATTTTAAATTAATGAAGCACCTTTTTTCAATTGTATTAATCTTTTCCTTGTTTTCTTGCAAAACAACACAAACACTTCCAGATCCTTTACAAGCAGGTTGGAACGGTAAAAAAGTATGCGAAGTCTTACAAGACACTAAACAACAACGCATATTAAAATGTACATTTCCGCCAGGAGTAGGACACGAAAAACATTATCATAATCCACATTTTGGTTATACTTTAAAAGGAGGAACATTTAAAATTACAGATACTTCGGGAACAAAAACCATTACAGTTCCAACAGGAACAACGTGGAGTAAAGACCAACTATCAATACATGAAGTTATAAATGTTGGTGATAGTACTTCGGTTTACTTGATTATTGAGCCTAAATAAAATTGTTAATTTCCATTAACGATTTTAACACAACCCAATTCTTTTTTAACAAAGCCTATTAAAATAAGGTTAAACGCTGGCTTAAATTCTTCAATAGGATTGATTTTGAGTAATTTAGATGAAAAGAAAAATTAACCTTAAAATCAAAAAAAATGAAAAATTTAAATAATAAAACTGTAGCAATATTAGCTACAAACGGATTTGAAGAAAGCGAATTAAAAGAACCAATGAATGCTTTAAAAGAAGCTGGCGCAGAAGTACACATTGTTTCTGAAAAAACAGGAACAATAAAAGCGTGGAAAGACGGAAATTGGAGTAACGAGTATCAAGTTGATAAAACTATAGATCAGGTATCTCAAGACGATTATAACGCTTTAGTATTACCAGGCGGAGTAATTAATCCAGATACTTTAAGACGTAACGAAGATGCTGTAAGATTTATTAAATCGTTTTTTGCAAATAAAAAGCCAGTTGCTGCAATTTGTCACGCACCATGGTTATTAGCAGAAGCTGGCGTTTTACAAGATAGAAAAGTAACATCATACGACTCTATAAAAAGAGATATTGTAAATGCAGGAGCCATGTGGGAAGATAGTGAAGTAGTAGTTGATGAAGGACTAGTAACTAGTAGAAATCCTAACGATTTACCAGCATTTAATAAAAAATTAATAGAAGAAGTTTACGAAGGTAAACACCAAATGCAAACTGCATAGGTTTTAGATTGATTGATAGTAAAAAGCAAGCTTATTAAGCTTGCTTTTTTTATTTTGGATTTAATGTGTTTTTTCTGTGATCAATTCCCCAATCAACCATAGCGTCTAAAACTTTTAAGATAGCTTCACCAGATTTGGTTAAAGAATATTCGATTAAAATAGGAGTAGAGTCGTACACAGTACGTTTTACAACGCCATTCATTTCCAGATCTTTTAATTCTTTAGATAACATTCTTGGTGTGATTTTTTCAATGTTTTCTTGTATGTCTTTAAATCTTGATTTTCCGTAAAGTAAAGAAGCAATTATTGGTAATTTCCATTTTCCGCTTAATACATTTAAAGTATCATTAATCGCTAAAACAAATTGTTTCGGGCAAGCTTTAACTGTTGAAATGTCTTTTACTTCACTCATTTTTAGATATTTAAGATTCGACTATACTTAAGTATACTGCTATTTTATCAGTATTAGATATACTTTGTATAGCAAAAATATTAATTTTGTTTCAAATAATAATTAAAAACACAAAAAAATGATATTAGTTACAGGAGCAACCGGAGAATATGGTACACATGCAATACATTCATTAATAGAAAAAGATGTAGTACCATCAAATATTTCAGCTTTAGTTAGATCTGAAGAAAAAGCTCATGCTTTAAAAGAAAAAGGCGTAAATATTAAAATAGGCGATTATAATGATTACAATAGTTTAGTCGAAGCTTTTAAAGGCGTTGATAAATTATTGTTTGTATCTGGTAGCGAAATTGGTACTAGAGAAGCACAACATAAAAATGTTATTAATGCTGCAAAAGAAGCAGGAGTAGATTTTATTGCTTACACTTCTTTTATACGAAATGTAGATGCTAAAGATTCAGCAATTGGTTTTTTACAAGACACACATCAAAAAACAGAACAATGGATAAAAGACAGTGGTATAGATTACACTATTTTACAAAACGGTTTATACTTAGATATTTTACCAATGTTTTTAGGAGAAAATGTTATAAAGGATGGGATTTTATTACCTGCAGAAGATGGTAAATCAAACTCAGTATTAAGAGCCGAGTTAGCAGAAGCTGCAGCGCATGTATTGACTACAAGTGGACATAAAAATCAAACCTATCCTCTAGTAAATAATGAAGCAGTGACTTATCAAGAGATTGCAAATCAATTATCAAGTATTAAAGGTGAAACTGTAAATTATACATCACCAAAACCAGATACTTATCAAACTATTTTAAAAGAAAATAATGTGCCAGATGAGTATATAGGTATGTTAACATCTTTTTCTGTAGCACAAGCTAAAGGAGAA from Mesoflavibacter profundi includes:
- a CDS encoding type I restriction enzyme HsdR N-terminal domain-containing protein, with product MLDLNFPKFSFRFKNSENKVSIFDVIRKKFIVLQPEEWVRQHCVHYLIEVKNYPISLINVEKELKVNDLKKRYDIVVYNTDGSIKLIVECKAPKININQDTFDQIARYNLTLNAEFLMVTNGINHYYCKMDFDAEHYQFLRDIPEYSQQ
- a CDS encoding VOC family protein → MQPTNNHINYVEFKSTDLEATKTFYNNAFGWKFTDYGDSYIAFESSGLDGGFEKTDQPIINGVLVVLYHNDLEFIKTKLIQLGATISVDIFSFPGGKRFQFLDPSGNELAIWSE
- a CDS encoding L-threonylcarbamoyladenylate synthase; protein product: MANIIRIYEENPNPKAIKQVVEVLKKGGLVIYPTDTVYGLGCDITNTKALEKIARIKGVKLEKANFSFICHDLSNLSDYVKQIDTKTFKILKRALPGPYTFILPGSKTLPAAFKKKKEVGIRVPNNNIALDIVKALGNPIVSTSIRDEDEIIEYTTDPELIHEKWDNLVDLVIDGGYGDNQASTVIDLSQDEPLIVREGKGSLEIF
- a CDS encoding cupin domain-containing protein, whose protein sequence is MKHLFSIVLIFSLFSCKTTQTLPDPLQAGWNGKKVCEVLQDTKQQRILKCTFPPGVGHEKHYHNPHFGYTLKGGTFKITDTSGTKTITVPTGTTWSKDQLSIHEVINVGDSTSVYLIIEPK
- a CDS encoding winged helix-turn-helix transcriptional regulator, which codes for MSEVKDISTVKACPKQFVLAINDTLNVLSGKWKLPIIASLLYGKSRFKDIQENIEKITPRMLSKELKDLEMNGVVKRTVYDSTPILIEYSLTKSGEAILKVLDAMVDWGIDHRKNTLNPK
- a CDS encoding OmpA/MotB family protein, encoding MKKILLLSASALLLLSSCVSKKEYAALEAKHKETQDLLNTATVKLNSCLADKAAEAARVKELQDRLADMKANNQALIQSTKDMTVLTTKGAENLEKSLESLKEKDLKISRLQDALTKKDSVTLALVTSLKKEVGLNDEDIEINVEKSVVFISLSDKLLFKSGSYDITDRAKEILGKVATVINGKPNFEAMVEGHTDNVPYRRGVLLDNWDLSVKRSTSIVRALQELGVKPEQLIAAGRGDHLPLVPNTTAENRATNRRTKIYILPKIDQFYNMIEEEMKSLSEEGN
- the holA gene encoding DNA polymerase III subunit delta; this encodes MDDVKQLVTDIKNGNIKPIYLLMGEEPYYIDKISEFIEQTVLAEEERGFNQMILYGRDVAVEDIVSNAKRFPMMAERQVVIVKEAQDLSRTFDKLDDYAKNPQPSTVLVLCYKYKTVDKRKAVYKAIKKSGVVFESKKLYDNQVPDWIKRVLSPKGYTITPKASQLLVEFLGTDLGKINNELEKLQIVLPKNTQITPEHIEENIGISKDYNNFELRKAIGARDSKKAFKIVQYFADNPKDNPMVVTVALLFNFFSQLLQLHGMKDRNPRSVASALRVNPYFVNEYLDAARNFPMRKVSQVVALLREFDVKSKGVNSNAVPQGDLLKELLVKILN
- a CDS encoding type 1 glutamine amidotransferase domain-containing protein; amino-acid sequence: MKNLNNKTVAILATNGFEESELKEPMNALKEAGAEVHIVSEKTGTIKAWKDGNWSNEYQVDKTIDQVSQDDYNALVLPGGVINPDTLRRNEDAVRFIKSFFANKKPVAAICHAPWLLAEAGVLQDRKVTSYDSIKRDIVNAGAMWEDSEVVVDEGLVTSRNPNDLPAFNKKLIEEVYEGKHQMQTA
- a CDS encoding glycosyltransferase family 2 protein is translated as MKIAVVILNWNGKALLEQFLPSVIDYSKDATIYVADNASTDTSVDFVKTNFPEVKIIENKTNGGYAKGYNDALRFVDEDIFCLLNSDIEVTKNWLQPILNAFKTESDTAIIQPKILDYKDKTKFEYAGAAGGFIDKYGYPYCRGRIFNTIESDTNQYPNSNIFWASGACFFIRKQVFNQLNGFDESFFAHQEEIDLCWRAFNLNYKTKYVSESTVFHVGGATLKATNPKKTYLNFRNSLITLTKNASGNIFLLIFFRLILDGIAAFRFLILLKPKHVFAILKAHFSYYSRLKLILKQRKQLSQKKDYYSCTSIVYAYFIKKVKTFSNL
- a CDS encoding SDR family oxidoreductase; this translates as MILVTGATGEYGTHAIHSLIEKDVVPSNISALVRSEEKAHALKEKGVNIKIGDYNDYNSLVEAFKGVDKLLFVSGSEIGTREAQHKNVINAAKEAGVDFIAYTSFIRNVDAKDSAIGFLQDTHQKTEQWIKDSGIDYTILQNGLYLDILPMFLGENVIKDGILLPAEDGKSNSVLRAELAEAAAHVLTTSGHKNQTYPLVNNEAVTYQEIANQLSSIKGETVNYTSPKPDTYQTILKENNVPDEYIGMLTSFSVAQAKGELQLENNTLEQFLGRKPKTVKQYLTEVYS